One stretch of Paenibacillus sp. FSL R5-0341 DNA includes these proteins:
- a CDS encoding OsmC family protein, producing MAALQTFKASAHLQNGVQVKVTSRNFEFIIDEPKNLGGTDTGMNPVEALLASLGACQSIVARVYAPKFGVNLKEFFVDVEGDIDLDGFFDKSEVRPGYSDIRYTFRIKTDSPQEQVEAFVKFLESKCPVGDTLANPVNLKLDRIIIEN from the coding sequence ATGGCTGCCCTCCAAACGTTTAAAGCATCTGCTCATCTGCAAAACGGAGTTCAAGTGAAAGTAACATCTCGAAACTTCGAGTTTATTATCGACGAGCCCAAAAACTTGGGTGGAACCGATACCGGCATGAATCCGGTGGAAGCTTTACTCGCCTCACTGGGAGCATGTCAGTCCATCGTAGCTAGGGTATATGCACCTAAATTTGGGGTGAATCTCAAGGAATTCTTTGTGGATGTAGAAGGCGATATTGACCTGGATGGCTTTTTCGACAAATCAGAGGTGCGTCCGGGCTATTCCGATATTCGGTATACATTCCGTATCAAAACAGATTCTCCCCAAGAGCAGGTTGAAGCATTTGTAAAATTCCTGGAGAGCAAGTGCCCAGTTGGAGATACGTTGGCAAATCCGGTTAATCTCAAGTTGGACAGAATTATCATCGAAAACTGA
- a CDS encoding acetamidase/formamidase family protein, with protein sequence MFINRTIRKFGVSVGIIGMLTCALPSVGFSMPLQPTTIDKVEGDYYVTSAIENIRWGSLPNRDSSPILTVPSGSAVTFDTVSHEGLMEDQGRNPVEYFGKFGISPDGVLDDAKVIAASAIKHDYVEDGPHIITGPVAVEGAEPGDVLKVEVLSLQTRVPYGVISNRHGKGALPNEFPENTGPQEGASATKPELYNNVSIFTPIEEINGNWYGVLPTKAGKNVRFPINPFLGVMGVAPNTSEVVSSIPPIETGGNMDINELGVGATIYYPIQVKGGLFYTGDPHFAQGDGEVALTALEASLRGTVRLTVLKKGDPSLPHRGEFTQPFAETEDYWIPIGLDPDLDEAMKESVRESIQFLSDKLDMDRSVAYAYLSAATDYEVSQVVDRTKGVHGLIRKTDFLEYVDVAMNVGGTTIKPVVHNDEFYVPIRTISELLGGTVVWDNKTRTTQIKLGAKNISAQIGSDVYSINDKLVFNRNVPKLLKGETVVPVSIINEILGAYVNWTTIDKTLTANVSLSTK encoded by the coding sequence ATGTTTATTAACCGAACCATTAGGAAATTTGGGGTTTCAGTAGGGATTATAGGTATGCTTACATGTGCTTTACCTTCAGTGGGCTTCAGTATGCCGCTGCAACCAACTACCATCGATAAGGTAGAAGGTGATTATTATGTAACATCTGCGATTGAGAACATTCGCTGGGGATCACTGCCTAATCGAGACAGCTCTCCGATTCTTACTGTACCATCAGGAAGTGCTGTAACATTTGATACGGTATCGCATGAGGGACTGATGGAGGATCAAGGGAGAAATCCAGTGGAGTACTTCGGCAAATTCGGTATCTCACCCGATGGAGTGTTGGATGATGCGAAGGTGATTGCGGCTTCTGCGATTAAGCATGATTATGTAGAAGACGGACCTCATATTATCACTGGGCCAGTAGCGGTTGAGGGAGCGGAGCCAGGAGATGTTCTTAAAGTAGAAGTCCTTTCGTTGCAGACTCGAGTTCCATATGGTGTCATTTCTAACCGCCATGGTAAAGGTGCCCTTCCTAACGAATTTCCAGAAAATACAGGCCCACAAGAGGGAGCTAGCGCAACAAAACCGGAATTATATAATAATGTATCTATATTTACGCCTATTGAAGAAATTAACGGCAATTGGTATGGTGTATTACCAACAAAAGCTGGCAAAAATGTTCGTTTTCCAATTAACCCGTTTCTAGGTGTTATGGGGGTTGCACCAAATACCAGCGAGGTTGTGAGTTCTATCCCACCTATTGAAACAGGAGGGAATATGGATATTAATGAGTTGGGTGTTGGTGCAACTATCTATTATCCGATTCAAGTTAAAGGTGGGCTCTTCTATACTGGAGATCCACACTTTGCTCAAGGAGATGGGGAAGTAGCGTTAACTGCATTGGAAGCTTCCTTAAGGGGGACAGTTCGGTTAACGGTGTTAAAGAAAGGTGATCCATCACTACCACATCGTGGAGAATTCACGCAACCCTTTGCTGAAACCGAGGATTATTGGATTCCAATTGGACTGGACCCTGATTTGGATGAAGCAATGAAAGAATCCGTACGTGAATCGATTCAATTCTTATCCGATAAGCTTGATATGGATAGAAGTGTAGCTTATGCGTACCTATCGGCCGCAACGGATTATGAAGTATCTCAGGTCGTAGATCGAACGAAAGGGGTTCATGGACTCATTCGAAAGACCGATTTCCTTGAATATGTTGACGTTGCCATGAATGTAGGTGGTACGACAATCAAACCGGTTGTTCATAACGATGAGTTCTACGTACCGATTCGAACCATTTCCGAGCTATTGGGTGGTACAGTAGTATGGGATAATAAGACGCGTACAACGCAAATCAAATTAGGCGCGAAAAATATAAGTGCTCAAATTGGTTCAGATGTGTATTCAATTAACGATAAACTAGTGTTCAATCGTAACGTACCAAAGCTTTTAAAAGGCGAAACCGTAGTTCCGGTTTCTATTATTAATGAAATACTAGGTGCTTATGTAAACTGGACGACGATCGACAAGACGTTAACAGCAAATGTATCGTTAAGTACAAAGTAA